A single Lactuca sativa cultivar Salinas chromosome 8, Lsat_Salinas_v11, whole genome shotgun sequence DNA region contains:
- the LOC128127792 gene encoding uncharacterized protein LOC128127792, producing the protein MDLFGPVNVLSINRNSYCLVVIDDFSRFTWVFFPSNKVGVADLIRKFIVLIENQTNNRVKALRTDSGTEFKNYVLDHFCAEKGYAARTAYRVYNKKTKQVVESYDVRWLEENETDARVGSDWLFDYTSLFKSINVSSCSSFGSISGLKNVSEDEDKEVVYRPPMVSSSQPEEETPASPEGESFASPEGESSVHPNSSKSPIPNTTPDAEITPLTPIEREFMSKDSSADTSTFMKLLFLEDFSNEFVAESSGATIGK; encoded by the exons ATGGATCTGTTCGGACCAGTAAACGTTCTCAGCATTAACAGAAATTCCTATTGTCTAGTCgtgattgatgatttttcacgttttacatgggttttCTTTCCATCCAATAAAGTTGGAGTTGCTGATCTGATTAGGAAATTCATTGTGTtaattgagaaccaaactaacaacagggtgaaggcgcttcgtactgaCAGCGGAACAGAGTTTAAGAATTATGTTCTCGATCACTTCTGCGCAGAAAAGG ggtatgctgctcgcaccgCCTATCGGGTCTATAACAAGAAGACAAAGCAAGTTGTAGAATCGTATGACGTGCgctggttggaagaaaatgagacggatgctcgagTAGGTtcggattggttgtttgattacacatctctgTTCAAATCTATAAATGTGTCTTCATGTAGCTCATTTGGATCTATCTCCGGTTTGAAGAATGtttctgaagatgaagacaaagaaGTTGTATACAGACCTCCAATGGTATCCTCTTCACAACCTGAAGAGGAGACTCCTGCTTCGCCTGAGGGGGAGTCCTTCGCTTctcctgagggggagtcatctgtacaTCCTAATAGTTCGAAATCTCCAATTCCGAATACTACTCCTGATGCTGAAATAACACCACTCACTCctatagaaagagagttcatgtccaaAGACTCTTCCGCTGATACTTCAACATTTATGAAGCTACTCTTTCTTGAAGACTTTTCAAATGAGTTTGTGGCAGAGTCGTCTGGTGCGACAATCGGCAAATGA